In the Ursus arctos isolate Adak ecotype North America unplaced genomic scaffold, UrsArc2.0 scaffold_30, whole genome shotgun sequence genome, one interval contains:
- the LOC113241128 gene encoding calmodulin-like protein 3 has product MADQLSEEQVAEFKEAFCLFDKDGDGVITTQELGTVMRSLGQNPTEAELRDMVGEIDRDGNGSVDFPEFLGMMARQLKGRDSEEQIREAFRVFDKDGNGLVSAAELRHVMTRLGEKLSDEEVDEMIRAADVDGDGQVNYEEFVHMLVSK; this is encoded by the coding sequence ATGGCCGACCAGCTGAGCGAGGAACAGGTGGCCGAGTTCAAGGAGGCCTTCTGCCTGTTTGACAAGGACGGGGATGGCGTCATCACCACCCAGGAGCTGGGCACCGTCATGCGCTCCCTGGGCCAGAACCCCACGGAGGCCGAGCTGCGTGACATGGTGGGCGAGATCGACCGGGACGGCAACGGCTCCGTGGACTTCCCCGAGTTCCTGGGCATGATGGCCAGGCAGCTGAAGGGCAGGGACAGCGAGGAGCAGATCCGCGAAGCCTTCCGTGTCTTCGACAAGGACGGCAATGGCCTGGTGAGTGCGGCCGAGCTGCGGCACGTGATGACCCGGCTGGGGGAGAAGCTGAGTGACGAGGAGGTGGACGAGATGATCCGGGCCGCCGACGTGGACGGGGACGGGCAGGTGAACTACGAGGAGTTCGTCCACATGCTGGTGTCCAAGTGA